The proteins below come from a single Limosilactobacillus reuteri genomic window:
- a CDS encoding lytic transglycosylase — translation MDLEELELRFRANYGDVLQKMDELTSLIGQKTNDMQVKIQSNLDRIQQNMNDNASKANEKAKEEVRQREEAENSKQKSIERTASVQDDATNRIIEGNKAQAESSKEAVNQSEKSLDSLTARLQEAANMQQRIAQQTKVARETVGDIPVKQVQQEVRPKEKPRPRIENSSFDDYQEKRIQSYMPKRPVDLGIDDEIQAEVSRAKKEIDGLVSHINEKMQQAQSMQRRIATLMASKDNLDMSKQGSQVRAMRLDDQIANAQVKMERYQNQAKALAQEMSQELNTIPNSLKRIEREMDQTEAKIERIRRTIAETKAQDAVLGRSSGNNKELKEAEAEYKRLVNRSNELAKAYSYVSSRGDELRNASSRVNTTLAQEGNTASNTSSRLNRLRNTISNVTSSFRRMGDSGSSSMRRAGTSASLLSERLKGVKMAMRMLASQLIVFTLLYQGIMMLAQGMGSALMTNRQFASSFNAIKVNLLTAFYPIYSYVLPAINALMNALRKATGWIAQFTSALTGMSLSGARSGAQGLYNQVRAMNDTSKAASKASDAVKKQQQEQAKAVQRANQQIAEANRQGAAAVAAENEKIKAANEQAKKAFEDTKKANEDLQASLMGFDELNVLDNNKNNSDNGSFEAQPLEKFTPQQKQDTPIFDDPGIDDGGAGDEGDPGIDWNVPLEASQNAIDAANKVKKVLGELFDPMKKAWDEKGQAVVDAAKYSWSEIKRLLGDVGHSFMHVWDNGTGQRTVENILQLLADMLNIIGDIARAFAEAWEEGGRGTRFLQTIFDSLNNILVAIHHIAESFREAWNTGDLGKRIFANLLDLATNLVKFIGDIAKAFDEAWQHGNNGTKLWQAWLNALNNILRIFKDMVGSIDEAWNHSRLGVSIWEHLIQIVTGIGNTISNLASQFDKAWRHGNVGTSIFKTLLGMVDDMLSALSDMANYTANWAKKLDFTPLLQSIDSLLKAIRPVTKDIWDGLAWAYKNVLLPLAGFTITKLLPDFFDLLAASLKVVHSVIKAAGPVFEWFFDGFLKPLAKITGFAIVGALKLLTGALELLSDWIDKHQTAVKIMTTTLLTLFSIKVAGKTISGIKDFIDTLKILTMLKFDKLKAGAKYADDLLGTVIEFGKHPITKIQELAKVSFNNIKTGWSNATKLWDEVNKSWQNTNLAKTDFLKSAKSSIKSGEPMKLGQKMGIGLSTAMIGVTSGIDIYKGIKANNKEDKFKNFGSGIGGAIGGGIGLFFGGPIGAAIGQQVGSFIGKWGGVGASKFGDGWAKYGKGKKPKDWVEAIGFKSHEILDNFTSWAKQVGPNISNYIGKSKKNIEKAGKNIGKWTTGFISDTQKTLKKWASGIGTNFNKDVEKSKKLAVAGSNKLKSWTTGFVDDANKNIKNWAQKIGSNINNDVEKSKKFARKAGSKLEDWTTNFIGDAKKKVHTWSSQIGSNINSSVEAGHEMATNAGTKLKDWTTSFRESASQRIRSWAQRLGDHINNGAESSRSGAINAGNKLSEWTRSFFNGANSSIHNWAGNLGGHVSNGIGGAYNSAKNAGERLGSWVSSFRDGTSRTLSSWAGGLGGTISNGITSGLQSIRNAANRVADAIVTPVKNATNKIRDGINWVLNKLGGGSVGWGFFNWNSYETGTQNHPGGLALVNDQDGDIYRESYELPNGEQGLFPAKRNFLTYLPAGTKVKTATNTANELANMVPKYAGGIGSFNFDFSGISRALSGLNFGGLFSGIGGFFDAAMDELENVTDDIAHPEKLVNYIVDKFVTYDWGAGEVPLKLAKGAVNEEKKGMMNWARKVIDQFGGATHQTGPGAEGWRSAVKKALRKNGLPASADYVNAWVRQIQTESGGNERAIGGNDGLADGNATGLLQTKPGTFNAYAFPGHHNIMKGYDNMLAAINYAKHRYGSSMLAVIGHGHGYEDGGLISKHGFYEIGEGDKPEMVIPLMNRELGMQRINEAIAFMNRNFGGGLQLPTVLSNNAITSNSMYAESSSNNDATMQNGGFKEMSTNLVNAIVQALQMQNTTNNSNQPVDLHLTVKIGDESFGEHAIKGINAVNQKNGRNMLNI, via the coding sequence ATGGACTTGGAAGAACTTGAGTTAAGGTTTAGAGCTAATTATGGGGATGTACTCCAAAAAATGGATGAGTTGACTAGTCTCATCGGCCAAAAAACTAACGATATGCAAGTCAAAATCCAAAGCAACTTGGACCGTATTCAACAGAACATGAACGACAATGCTTCTAAAGCAAATGAGAAAGCCAAAGAAGAAGTTCGTCAACGTGAAGAAGCTGAAAATTCTAAGCAAAAATCTATTGAGCGTACAGCTAGCGTTCAAGATGATGCAACTAATAGGATTATCGAAGGAAACAAGGCGCAAGCTGAAAGTTCCAAAGAAGCTGTTAATCAGTCAGAAAAAAGCTTGGATAGTTTGACTGCTCGTTTACAGGAAGCAGCTAACATGCAACAACGAATTGCCCAACAAACTAAGGTAGCTCGTGAAACTGTTGGTGATATTCCGGTTAAACAAGTTCAACAAGAAGTACGTCCTAAAGAAAAGCCTAGACCAAGAATAGAAAACTCAAGCTTCGATGACTACCAAGAAAAAAGAATTCAGAGCTATATGCCTAAAAGGCCGGTTGATTTAGGGATTGATGATGAAATTCAAGCGGAAGTTTCCCGAGCTAAAAAGGAAATTGATGGGCTTGTATCCCACATCAACGAAAAAATGCAACAGGCGCAATCAATGCAACGTAGAATAGCAACATTGATGGCTAGCAAAGATAATCTTGATATGAGCAAACAAGGCAGCCAGGTTAGAGCAATGCGACTTGATGACCAGATTGCTAATGCACAAGTCAAGATGGAACGTTATCAGAACCAAGCCAAAGCCCTTGCGCAAGAAATGTCGCAAGAGCTTAATACTATTCCAAATTCACTCAAACGTATTGAACGTGAGATGGATCAAACGGAAGCAAAGATTGAACGGATTAGGCGTACTATTGCGGAAACCAAAGCACAAGATGCTGTTCTTGGTAGATCATCTGGTAATAACAAGGAACTTAAAGAAGCCGAAGCAGAGTATAAACGCCTTGTAAATCGAAGTAATGAATTGGCTAAGGCTTATAGTTACGTTAGTTCTCGTGGAGATGAATTACGAAATGCTTCTTCAAGAGTGAACACTACACTCGCTCAAGAAGGTAACACCGCATCAAATACAAGTTCACGGCTTAATCGGTTACGAAATACTATTTCAAACGTCACCTCGTCATTTAGGCGCATGGGTGATAGTGGTAGTTCCTCAATGAGAAGAGCTGGTACAAGCGCTTCTTTACTCAGTGAACGATTAAAGGGCGTCAAGATGGCAATGAGAATGTTAGCTAGTCAGTTAATTGTGTTTACATTGCTGTATCAAGGTATCATGATGCTTGCTCAGGGAATGGGTTCAGCATTGATGACTAACCGCCAATTTGCAAGCAGCTTTAATGCAATTAAGGTTAATTTACTGACCGCTTTCTATCCGATTTATAGCTATGTTTTACCAGCGATTAACGCGCTAATGAATGCCTTGCGTAAAGCGACTGGTTGGATTGCTCAATTTACTTCTGCTTTAACTGGTATGAGCCTTTCTGGTGCTCGTAGCGGGGCACAAGGACTTTATAACCAAGTTCGAGCAATGAACGATACTTCAAAAGCGGCAAGCAAAGCTAGCGATGCCGTCAAGAAGCAACAACAGGAACAAGCGAAGGCAGTTCAACGTGCTAACCAACAGATTGCCGAAGCTAACCGGCAAGGTGCAGCGGCAGTAGCGGCAGAAAACGAAAAGATTAAGGCTGCTAACGAACAAGCTAAGAAAGCCTTTGAAGATACTAAGAAGGCAAATGAAGACCTTCAAGCATCACTCATGGGCTTTGATGAGTTAAATGTTTTAGATAATAACAAAAACAATAGCGATAATGGTAGTTTTGAAGCGCAACCACTAGAGAAATTCACTCCACAACAAAAGCAAGATACGCCAATCTTTGATGATCCTGGCATTGATGACGGTGGAGCTGGTGATGAGGGCGATCCTGGTATTGATTGGAACGTTCCTCTTGAAGCCTCACAAAACGCTATTGATGCGGCTAATAAAGTCAAAAAAGTTCTTGGCGAACTATTTGATCCAATGAAAAAAGCTTGGGATGAAAAGGGTCAAGCTGTTGTTGATGCTGCTAAGTATTCATGGTCAGAGATCAAACGGTTATTAGGTGATGTCGGCCACTCGTTCATGCATGTGTGGGATAACGGAACAGGACAAAGAACCGTTGAGAATATCCTACAATTGCTGGCTGATATGCTAAATATCATTGGTGACATAGCGAGGGCGTTTGCGGAAGCGTGGGAAGAAGGCGGACGTGGTACACGATTCCTTCAAACTATATTTGATTCGCTGAATAATATCCTAGTTGCTATTCATCATATAGCTGAATCATTCCGTGAAGCTTGGAATACTGGTGATCTTGGCAAACGAATCTTTGCTAATTTGCTAGATCTCGCTACTAATCTTGTTAAGTTTATTGGTGATATTGCCAAAGCGTTCGATGAAGCATGGCAACACGGCAATAACGGAACTAAATTATGGCAGGCATGGCTTAATGCCTTAAATAATATCCTTAGAATTTTTAAGGATATGGTAGGGTCAATTGATGAAGCATGGAATCATTCAAGATTAGGTGTTTCAATTTGGGAACATTTAATTCAGATTGTAACTGGTATCGGTAACACAATAAGTAACTTAGCTAGCCAATTCGACAAAGCATGGCGACATGGGAATGTTGGAACATCTATCTTTAAGACTTTGCTGGGTATGGTAGATGATATGCTTAGTGCCTTAAGTGATATGGCAAATTATACTGCCAATTGGGCTAAGAAACTTGATTTCACACCATTACTCCAGTCAATTGATAGCCTGTTAAAAGCTATTCGTCCAGTAACTAAGGATATATGGGATGGTCTAGCTTGGGCTTACAAGAATGTTTTGCTTCCATTGGCTGGGTTTACGATCACGAAATTACTACCTGATTTCTTTGATCTACTAGCAGCCTCACTTAAAGTCGTACATAGCGTGATTAAAGCAGCTGGTCCAGTATTCGAATGGTTTTTTGATGGTTTTCTTAAACCGTTAGCCAAGATTACAGGATTTGCTATTGTCGGAGCATTAAAGCTGTTAACTGGTGCACTTGAATTACTGTCCGATTGGATTGATAAACATCAGACGGCAGTTAAAATAATGACTACCACTTTGCTTACGTTATTTAGCATTAAAGTAGCAGGAAAAACTATTTCTGGCATCAAAGACTTTATCGATACGCTTAAGATATTAACGATGCTTAAGTTTGACAAGTTAAAGGCTGGTGCCAAGTATGCTGACGATCTTTTAGGCACAGTAATTGAGTTTGGTAAACATCCAATAACTAAGATTCAGGAACTTGCCAAAGTTAGTTTTAATAATATTAAAACAGGCTGGAGCAATGCTACAAAGCTATGGGATGAAGTCAATAAGTCATGGCAAAACACTAATCTTGCTAAGACTGATTTTCTTAAATCTGCTAAGTCATCTATTAAGTCTGGCGAACCAATGAAGCTTGGCCAGAAGATGGGGATTGGCCTATCAACGGCTATGATTGGTGTAACGTCTGGAATCGATATCTATAAGGGTATCAAGGCTAACAACAAAGAAGACAAGTTCAAGAATTTTGGTTCTGGTATCGGTGGAGCTATTGGTGGCGGAATTGGGCTTTTCTTTGGTGGTCCGATTGGTGCTGCTATTGGTCAACAAGTCGGTTCATTTATCGGTAAATGGGGTGGCGTTGGTGCCTCTAAGTTTGGCGATGGATGGGCTAAATATGGCAAAGGTAAAAAGCCTAAAGATTGGGTTGAAGCTATTGGCTTTAAATCACATGAAATCCTAGATAACTTTACGTCTTGGGCTAAACAAGTTGGACCAAATATCAGTAACTATATTGGCAAAAGCAAGAAAAATATTGAAAAAGCTGGTAAGAACATTGGTAAATGGACTACTGGTTTTATCAGCGATACTCAAAAGACATTAAAGAAGTGGGCTTCGGGTATCGGAACTAACTTCAATAAAGATGTTGAAAAGAGTAAGAAACTTGCTGTTGCTGGTAGTAACAAACTTAAATCTTGGACTACTGGATTTGTTGATGATGCAAATAAGAACATCAAAAACTGGGCTCAGAAGATCGGTTCAAATATTAATAATGATGTAGAAAAAAGTAAAAAATTTGCTAGAAAAGCTGGTAGCAAGCTTGAAGACTGGACTACTAATTTTATTGGTGATGCAAAGAAAAAGGTTCATACTTGGTCATCTCAGATTGGTTCCAATATTAATTCAAGTGTTGAAGCAGGGCATGAGATGGCTACAAATGCTGGAACAAAATTAAAGGACTGGACAACTAGTTTTAGAGAATCAGCAAGTCAGCGGATCCGTTCGTGGGCACAGCGCTTGGGTGACCACATTAACAATGGTGCTGAGTCATCACGATCTGGTGCTATTAATGCTGGTAATAAATTATCTGAGTGGACTAGAAGCTTCTTTAATGGTGCCAATAGTAGTATTCATAATTGGGCTGGTAATCTAGGTGGTCATGTAAGCAACGGTATTGGGGGCGCTTACAATTCAGCTAAGAATGCTGGTGAGCGTTTAGGAAGTTGGGTTTCTAGTTTTAGAGATGGTACTTCGAGAACTCTTAGTTCATGGGCTGGTGGCCTTGGTGGCACTATTAGTAATGGAATCACTAGTGGTTTGCAAAGTATTAGAAATGCTGCTAACCGAGTAGCTGATGCCATTGTTACTCCAGTTAAGAATGCTACTAATAAGATTCGAGATGGTATTAACTGGGTGCTTAATAAACTTGGCGGTGGTTCTGTTGGCTGGGGATTCTTTAATTGGAATTCATATGAAACAGGGACACAAAATCATCCAGGTGGATTAGCATTAGTTAATGATCAAGACGGTGATATCTACCGAGAAAGTTATGAACTGCCAAATGGTGAGCAAGGACTGTTCCCTGCCAAACGTAATTTCTTAACTTATCTGCCGGCTGGTACTAAGGTCAAGACTGCTACAAATACCGCTAACGAATTAGCAAACATGGTCCCTAAATATGCTGGTGGGATTGGTAGCTTTAATTTTGACTTTAGTGGAATTAGTCGAGCACTTAGTGGTTTAAACTTTGGTGGCCTTTTTAGCGGTATTGGTGGATTCTTTGATGCTGCAATGGATGAACTCGAAAACGTTACAGATGACATTGCCCATCCCGAAAAACTCGTTAACTATATTGTCGATAAGTTTGTGACCTATGATTGGGGAGCAGGCGAGGTACCATTAAAACTCGCCAAGGGTGCTGTTAACGAAGAAAAGAAGGGGATGATGAACTGGGCCCGGAAGGTGATTGACCAATTCGGTGGTGCAACTCATCAAACCGGACCAGGTGCGGAAGGCTGGCGTAGTGCTGTTAAGAAAGCGTTACGTAAGAACGGCTTGCCTGCCAGTGCTGATTATGTAAATGCTTGGGTTCGCCAAATTCAAACTGAATCAGGCGGTAACGAACGTGCTATTGGTGGTAACGATGGTTTAGCTGACGGAAACGCAACTGGTCTTTTGCAAACAAAGCCAGGAACATTTAATGCTTATGCTTTCCCTGGTCATCACAACATCATGAAAGGTTACGATAACATGCTTGCCGCTATTAATTACGCTAAGCATCGTTACGGTTCTTCAATGTTGGCAGTTATTGGTCACGGACACGGTTATGAAGATGGTGGCTTAATTTCTAAACACGGCTTCTATGAAATTGGTGAAGGTGATAAGCCTGAAATGGTTATCCCACTAATGAATCGTGAATTAGGTATGCAACGGATTAACGAAGCGATTGCATTTATGAATCGGAATTTTGGCGGAGGGTTACAACTTCCAACAGTTCTCTCAAATAATGCAATTACTTCAAATTCTATGTATGCTGAATCTTCATCAAATAATGATGCAACAATGCAAAACGGCGGATTCAAAGAAATGAGTACCAACCTAGTAAATGCCATCGTTCAAGCATTACAAATGCAAAATACTACTAACAACAGTAATCAACCAGTTGACTTACACTTAACCGTTAAGATTGGTGATGAGTCATTTGGCGAACATGCTATCAAAGGAATTAACGCGGTAAATCAAAAGAATGGTCGAAATATGTTAAATATTTAA